The Treponema succinifaciens DSM 2489 region TGGTATGCCGCAGACGGAAGCAATCCCGACTGGAGCAAAATTTCAAGATTCCTTGCATTCAGGCTTTTGGGAACATTTGATTCCGGGGCAAAAAAAATTTCTGATAACGATTTCTTTATCGCCGCAAACACAGACCGTCAGGATATAATGCTTAGAATTCCTGCGATTACGGATTCGCGCAAATGGTACAGAATCGCAGATACTTCTATTGAAGATGAAACGTCGCTTCTTTCAGTGGAAAATGCTGAAACTTTAATTTCGCAAGACCGCTATGTGCTTCCTGCCAGCTCTATGCTGATTCTGGTTGCAAAATAAAATCATGCGGGAACTTGAATAAGGAAACGTTTCCATATTATACTAGGTAAACATAATGCCGTTTTGCTTTTTAGCTTAACAGGCTGATTGGAGGAATATAAAAATGACTTTTGATGCAGAGCAGTTTAAGGAAAATCTCACAGCCCGTCTGCGACGCCAGTATGGAAAAGACATCACACAGGCAAATAAACACGACTTGTTTGATGCAGTAAGCGCAAGTGCGCTCGAAATTATAATGCCAAACTGGATGAATACCCGCAAAGAGTATGAAGCTAAACCTACAAAGCAGCTTTACTATTTGAGCGCAGAGTTTTTGATGGGACGCGCGCTGGGAAACAACCTGATTAATTCTGGCATTATGGAGCAGGTAAAAGATGTTCTTAAAGACATGAACATCAGCTACGATTTTATTGAAGATGAAGAGCCTGATGCTGGTCTTGGAAACGGCGGTCTTGGTCGTCTTGCGGCTTGCTTCCTTGATTCCCTTGCAACTCTTGAATATCCGGGACACGGCTACGGAATCCGCTATGAATACGGAATGTTCGAACAGCACATTATAAACGGCGAACAGGTTGAATTCCCTGACAACTGGCTTAAGCACCGTGATCCTTGGGAAGTAAAAAGAAGCGACCTTGCTGTAACTGTAAAATTCGGCGGACAGATTAAATATGGAAAAACTCCTGACGGACAGGACAGATTCTATCTTGAAAACGCAGAGGAAATTACAGCAACTCCTTACGATATGCCGATTGTTGCTTACGGCTCAAACACTGTAAACACATTGCGCTTGTGGCAAGCTTCAAGTCCTAATGGATTTGACCTTCAGCTTTTCAACGATATGCAGTATCATCGCGCGGTTGAACGCCAGAACGATGCCGAGAATATCAGCCGTGTTCTTTATCCAAATGACAACGGTCCAATGGGAAAAGAACTTCGTTTGCGCCAGCAGTATTTCTTCACTTCTGCATCTCTTCAGGATTTGGTTCATCACTTTGTAAATACTTACGGAGCTGATTTCTCAAAGTTCCCTGAATATCATGTTATCCAGCTTAACGATACACATCCTGTAGTTGCGATTCCTGAGCTTATGAGAATTCTCATTGATGAATACAATGTTGGCTGGGACGATGCTTGGAGCGTTGTTCAGAAAACTTTTGCTTATACAAACCACACAATTCTTTCTGAGGCCTTGGAAAAGTGGACAATCGAAGTTTTCCAGAAACTTCTTCCACGTATTTATCAGATTGTTGAAGAAATCAACCGCCGCTTTGTAATTGAGCTTCGCCAGCAGTTCCCTAACGACTATGAGAAGCAGAACCACATGGCGATTATCCATGACGGAAAAGTTTATATGGCATGGCTTGCAATCCATGCAGGTTTCAGTGTAAACGGTGTTGCTGCCCTTCATACAAAAATTCTTAAGGAACAGGAACTTAAGGACTGGTACAAAATTTATCCAGAGAAATTCAACAACAAGACAAACGGCGTTACACAGAGAAGATGGCTTTTGTTTGCAAACCCTGAGCTTTCTGATTTCATCACAAAGAGAATCGGACACGGCTGGGAAAAAGAACTTTCTCTTCTTAAAGGTCTTGAAAAATACGTTGATGATGACGCTTCTTTGGAAGAGCTTATTGCAATCAAACGCCACAACAAGGAAAAACTTGCTGAATACTTAAAGCACAGCCAGAATGAATTCCTTGACCCGGAAAGCATTTTCGACACACAGGTAAAGCGTCTGCATGAATACAAGAGACAGCTTTTGAACGTGTTCCATATCATGTATCTTTACAACAAGATTGTTGAAGATCCAAGCTATAATCCTCCTGCACGCACATTTATCTTTGGCGCAAAGGCAGCTTCTGGTTACCGCCGTGCAAAGGCAATTATCAAGCTTATCAACACTGTTGCAGAAAGAGTCAACAATGACCGCCGCGTTCGTGGCAAGCTACGTGTTGTGTTTGTTGAAAACTATCGCGTTTCAGTTGCAGAAAAAATCATTCCGGCTTCTGATGTTTCCGAGCAGATTTCAACAGCAGGATTTGAGGCTTCTGGAACTTCAAACATGAAGTTTATGATGAACGGCGCACTCACAATCGGTACTTTGGACGGTGCAAACATTGAAATCGTTGAAGAGGCTGGAGAAGACAATGCATTTATCTTCGGTCTTAAGGCGGACGAAATTGTCAAGATGAAGCAGGAGCATTCTTACAATCCTACAAAATATCTTGACAGAAATCCATCTCTTGCAAAAGTTGTAAATCAGCTTGTTGACGGAACTTACGATCCAAGCGGACTTTTGTTCAAGGAGATTCACGATTCTATTGTTTACGGTGTTGAAGGACAGCAGCCTGACGTTTACTTTATTCTTGCTGACTTTGATTCTTATGTTAAGGCTCATGAAAAACTTGCCGCTGAGTATGCTGACAAAAAAGCCTGGGCAAGAAAAACTTTAATCAACATTGCAAACAGTGGAAAATTCTCAAGCGACCGCACAATTGAAGACTACGTAAAAGACATCTGGCACTTGAAGAAAGTAGCTGTAAAATAACTTTTGATATTTGGATTGTCCGATAAGTTTAAAATGCCATTGTCGTACTTGGCTTGGTACGACAATCTCTACATATATAGTCAGATTTTCGGGAAAAGCCTGAAAATGGCACAAAAGATACTTTTGGGATAGACACTCTCTTGCTCCGTGTGGATTTTTCTGCACGGAGTTTTTTTTCATTTAGGCTTTATCCAAGCCGTATTGACAGGGCAAACCCATTATAAATAATTTAAGTAAAGTTTGCGCGGAGGAACGATTCGTGAGGGCAAAAACACTCTGATTGTTGCGACCGCGTGAGCGGGTAATTCTATAGTTACTTTGCAACAATCAGAGGATGTCCAATAAGTTCTGAATGTCATTGCTGAACAATTTCTAAATGATTGTAATATATGCATTTAGAATTTCGGGTCAAGTCTATAAAAGCCTATGAATGACAAAAAAGATACTTATTGGACATCCCCATTATTGCGCGATTTTGAACCAGGAAACCGTGCC contains the following coding sequences:
- a CDS encoding glycogen/starch/alpha-glucan phosphorylase, translating into MTFDAEQFKENLTARLRRQYGKDITQANKHDLFDAVSASALEIIMPNWMNTRKEYEAKPTKQLYYLSAEFLMGRALGNNLINSGIMEQVKDVLKDMNISYDFIEDEEPDAGLGNGGLGRLAACFLDSLATLEYPGHGYGIRYEYGMFEQHIINGEQVEFPDNWLKHRDPWEVKRSDLAVTVKFGGQIKYGKTPDGQDRFYLENAEEITATPYDMPIVAYGSNTVNTLRLWQASSPNGFDLQLFNDMQYHRAVERQNDAENISRVLYPNDNGPMGKELRLRQQYFFTSASLQDLVHHFVNTYGADFSKFPEYHVIQLNDTHPVVAIPELMRILIDEYNVGWDDAWSVVQKTFAYTNHTILSEALEKWTIEVFQKLLPRIYQIVEEINRRFVIELRQQFPNDYEKQNHMAIIHDGKVYMAWLAIHAGFSVNGVAALHTKILKEQELKDWYKIYPEKFNNKTNGVTQRRWLLFANPELSDFITKRIGHGWEKELSLLKGLEKYVDDDASLEELIAIKRHNKEKLAEYLKHSQNEFLDPESIFDTQVKRLHEYKRQLLNVFHIMYLYNKIVEDPSYNPPARTFIFGAKAASGYRRAKAIIKLINTVAERVNNDRRVRGKLRVVFVENYRVSVAEKIIPASDVSEQISTAGFEASGTSNMKFMMNGALTIGTLDGANIEIVEEAGEDNAFIFGLKADEIVKMKQEHSYNPTKYLDRNPSLAKVVNQLVDGTYDPSGLLFKEIHDSIVYGVEGQQPDVYFILADFDSYVKAHEKLAAEYADKKAWARKTLINIANSGKFSSDRTIEDYVKDIWHLKKVAVK